A region of Argentina anserina chromosome 5, drPotAnse1.1, whole genome shotgun sequence DNA encodes the following proteins:
- the LOC126796398 gene encoding VIN3-like protein 2, which produces MEDDPEHRASSMHSAFSGFVLDPEKCSRLSLGEKRELVHEIAQWSEEASEMLSSFSRKELIDMICAELGEERKYRGYAKSRLIKRLLKSVSEKSNSNINSNTAFSPAKVEIGKKRKQSTEASFQPFTDRGCVSMVTSKVEHVKFQICKNAACRAPLSSEQIFCKRCSCCICHRFDDNKDPSLWLTCDANTVDENGPCGISCHLECALKHKRAGIMKNGCCSQLDGNFYCIACGKVNDLMRTWRKQLVIAREARRVDVLCLRLSLSHRILLHTKKFQKLQNTVETAIKRLNDEVGPLEQVCGKMARGIVNRLSCGADIQKLCISAVESLDSMSSDHCSVHLGKKELATCCIQFEESSPSSVIVVLEYEDRLFNNFLGCRLWHRKSDEKDYPDQPSFIVLRPEKKFAIADLQPATEYFCKVSLFSNTETFGVWEAKWMTPAGYDSSVALQKQTREENTVIGQILSQAESTNSTDINGDHPVKFPSSNGNCFIDQRSYLSIDKNQKKELYPPPRSMGTASLIKETLSPLTPSKSNGIRKAPSLKCSKRLDESDYEYSVQAIKWLEHEGHIDEDFRVKFLTWFSLKATMQERRVVRVYVDTFIDDPSSLARQLIHTFLEEICFRPKEYQFMNIGLAQGCAIKF; this is translated from the exons ATGGAGGACGACCCAGAACACAGGGCTTCATCAATGCACTCTGCATTTTCAG GTTTTGTTCTTGACCCTGAAAAATGTAGCAGGCTAAGTTTGGGGGAGAAGAGGGAGCTAGTCCATGAGATTGCCCAATGGTCAGAAGAAGCTTCAGAAATGCTTAGTTCCTTTAGCCGTAAGGAGCTTATTGATATGATCTGTGCTGAACTAGGCGAGGAAAGGAAGTACAGAGGATATGCGAAATCTAGACTGATAAAACGCCTGCTAAAGTCGGTTTCTGAGAAATCAAACAGTAATATCAACAGTAATACTGCATTTTCTCCAGCCAAAGTAGAAATTggaaagaaaaggaaacagAGCACTGAAGCTTCCTTTCAGCCATTCACTGACAGAGGTTGTGTTTCCATGGTGACGAGTAAAGTAGAACAtgttaaatttcaaatttgtaaaaatGCAGCATGCAGAGCTCCCTTAAGTTCAGAGCAAATTTTTTGCAAGAGATGCTCTTGCTGTATTTGCCATCGTTTTGATGATAACAAGGATCCTAGTCTATGGTTGACCTGTGACGCTAATACTGTTGATGAGAATGGTCCGTGTGGAATATCATGCCATTTGGAATGTGCTCTCAAACATAAACGAGCTGGGATTATGAAGAATGGTTGCTGTTCCCAATTGGATGGAAACTTTTACTGCATTGCTTGTGGGAAggtcaatgatttaatgag AACATGGAGAAAACAATTAGTGATAGCCAGGGAAGCTAGAAGAGTTGATGTACTGTGTTTACGACTTTCTCTATCCCACAGAATTCTTTTGCATACGAAGAAATTCCAGAAACTGCAAAATACTGTTGAAACTGCCATAAAAAGACTGAATGATGAAGTCGGTCCACTAGAACAGGTTTGTGGAAAGATGGCACGTGGAATAGTTAACCGACTGTCTTGTGGAGCTGATATTCAGAAACTGTGCATATCTGCAGTTGAGTCCCTTGACTCGATGTCTTCTGATCATTGTTCTGTCCATTTGGGAAAGAAAGAACTAGCAA CTTGCTGCATCCAGTTTGAAGAGTCGTCCCCTTCTTCCGTCATTGTTGTGCTAGAATATGAGGATCGTCTTTTTAACAATTTCTTGGGCTGCCGGCTGTGGCATCGCAAGTCTGATGAGAAGGATTATCCGGACCAACCTTCTTTCATTGTTTTAAGGCCAGAGAAGAAATTTGCTATTGCTGATCTACAACCTGCTACTGAATATTTCTGCAAGGTTTCTTTGTTTAGCAACACAGAAACTTTCGGTGTTTGGGAGGCTAAATGGATGACGCCTGCAGGGTATGATAGCTCTGTTGCATTACAGAAACAGACAAGGGAAGAGAATACGGTAATTGGTCAGATTCTTTCCCAAGCAGAATCTACAAATTCTACTGACATCAATGGGGATCATCCTGTGAAGTTTCCATCATCAAATGGAAACTGCTTCATTGATCAAAGAAGCTATCTTTCCATTGACAAGAATCAGAAGAAAGAGCTCTACCCACCGCCTCGTTCAATGGGAACAGCTTCGTTGATAAAAGAAACTCTCTCTCCATTGACACCTAGCAAATCCAATGGAATACGCAAAGCTCCAAGCCTCAAATGTTCAAAGCGCTTGGACGAAAGTGATTATGAATACTCAGTGCAGGCAATCAAATGGTTAGAGCATGAGGGGCACATAGATGAAGATTTCAGAGTCAAGTTCCTCACTTGGTTCAGCCTCAAAGCAACTATGCAAGAGCGAAGAGTTGTCAGAGTGTATGTGGACACTTTCATTGATGATCCATCAAGCTTGGCTAGGCAGCTGATCCATACCTTTTTGGAAGAGATTTGTTTTCGGCCAAAAGAATACCAGTTTATGAACATAGGCCTTGCACAAGGTTGTGCCATCAAATTTTGA
- the LOC126796406 gene encoding protein SICKLE, giving the protein METSENRRERLKAMRLEAESSHNDTTADVPGFLSNPLADGNVVQEEPCSPSRFGFYTDPMAGFSTDTKRCKVGDQIASTSFKHSDASGLPMPRFPPPNLGRPRNPEMPPPSHQFQSHYTPDQRMYQQNFVPQRTPAGMVRPLAMHHGNPPDVWNGAEGQASYNFPSDLSSRFPSPGYRPPGSPGYEPPGSPGYRPPRNPGFGPLGNRGSGPPGSPGFRPLGSPAFRPPGSPGFRPPGSPGFRPPGSPGFRPPGSPGYGPPASAGYSSHSLQGRGHLVSHGQIPYGVHGGSHSPSSSSGRGRGRHGSGSDRGGRELHSHDRPFDPKRFYNASMVEDPWKGLAPVTWTASPPLIQKFLDTPSNGNKNKASISEYSNKSTPQPNLAEFLAASFKETIDEAPKS; this is encoded by the exons ATGGAGACATCGGAGAATAGAAGGGAACGACTTAAAGCAATGCGCCTGGAAGCTGAATCTTCTCACAATGATACAACTGCAGATGTACCGGGATTCCTTTCTAATCCACTGGCTGATGGTAATGTGGTGCAGGAGGAGCCCTGCTCTCCTTCTAGGTTTGGTTTTTATACCGACCCTATGGCAGGCTTCTCTACAGACACTAAACGGTGTAAAGTTGGTGATCAGATTGCATCGACTAGTTTCAAGCATTCAGATGCTAGTGGTCTTCCTATGCCAAGGTTTCCTCCACCTAATTTAG GAAGACCAAGGAATCCTGAAATGCCTCCTCCCTCTCATCAGTTTCAGAGCCATTACACACCAGACCAGAGAATGTACCAACAAAACTTTGTTCCCCAAAGAACTCCTGCAGGAATGGTGAGACCTCTTGCCATGCATCATGGAAATCCACCTGATGTCTGGAATGGAGCTGAAGGTCAGGCAAGTTATAATTTCCCTTCTGATCTGTCAAGCAGATTTCCTAGCCCTGGATACAGACCACCAGGTAGCCCGGGATACGAACCACCAGGAAGCCCCGGCTACAGACCCCCACGAAACCCTGGATTTGGGCCACTAGGAAACCGGGGGTCTGGGCCACCAGGAAGCCCCGGATTCAGGCCACTGGGAAGCCCTGCATTTCGACCACCGGGAAGCCCTGGATTTCGACCACCGGGAAGCCCTGGATTTCGACCACCAGGAAGCCCGGGATTTAGGCCACCAGGAAGCCCCGGCTATGGACCCCCTGCAAGTGCTGGATATAGTTCCCATAGTCTGCAAGGTAGGGGACACTTGGTCAGTCATGGTCAAATCCCTTATGGAGTACATGGAGGTAGTCATAGTCCTAGTTCAAGTTCAGGTAGAGGTAGGGGACGCCATGGTTCAGGATCAGATAGAGGTGGACGTGAGCTGCATTCTCATGATcgtccattcgatccaaaacGCTTCTACAATGCTTCCATGGTTGAAGATCCATGGAAAGGTTTGGCACCTGTTACATGGACTGCTTCACCACCTCTTATCCAGAAGTTTTTAGATACTCCCTCCAATGGCAACAAAAATAAAGCAAGCATTTCAGAATATTCAAACAAGTCCACTCCACAGCCAAACTTGGCAGAATTCTTGGCTGCCTCATTCAAAGAAACTATTGATGAGGCACCAAAATCATAG